A section of the Babylonia areolata isolate BAREFJ2019XMU chromosome 31, ASM4173473v1, whole genome shotgun sequence genome encodes:
- the LOC143275748 gene encoding DCN1-like protein 3 — MTEPRVCKFLADIGVFTFKPKLLLAWTFNATEGRVFPKEGFLGGIRRLGCDATIEALRARCSTLEDEAARAADDEDDDFRSFYRFVFRLLTRGQHDDVFRTPKVSKVVALEAWEAILPLRFVHLLPDWKAFLGNLPADLCFNESDWEQFLACRYPKSTRGYLQSVSLGVVDDFIVDLRKARVRAVIERIEKLAFFGDM, encoded by the exons ATGACGGAGCCCAGGGTCTGTAAATTCCTTGCGGACATTGGCGTCTTCACGTTCAAGCCCAAGCTGCTCTTGGCGTGGACGTTCAACGCGACGGAAGGCAGGGTGTTCCCCAAGGAGGGCTTCCTGGGGGGGATCCGACGTCTAGGCTGCGACGCCACCATCGAAGCATTGCGGGCGAGATGCAGT ACGCTGGAGGACGAGGCAGCCAGGGCGgccgacgacgaggacgacgacttCCGGTCGTTTTACCGCTTCGTGTTCCGGCTCCTGACCCGCGGGCAGCACGACGACGTTTTCCGGACGCCCAAGGTGAGCAAGGTGGTCGCTCTGGAGGCCTGGGAGGCGATCCTGCCACTCCGGTTCGTCCACTTGCTGCCCGACTGGAAGGCGTTTCTGGGCAACCTCCCCGCGGACCTCTGCTTCAACGAGAGCGACTGGGAACAGTTCCTTGCCTGTCGCTACCCGAAATCCACGAGGGGCTATCTTCAGAGCGTTTCGCTGGGTGTCGTCGACGATTTTATTGTCGACTTGCGCAAGGCTCGCGTGAGGGCCGTTATCGAAAGAATTGAAAAATTGGCGTTTTTTGGTGACATGTAG
- the LOC143276304 gene encoding uncharacterized protein LOC143276304, whose protein sequence is MRLLVISLVLGTVVALTSAGFLVRDQSKERRSSFLGLNRGYGGSSYQGHGRSSYPSRGRSSYPSYGRGSYPSYGRGSYRGYGYYYYLHRKHGFYKKKTTTTTTTATTNATTLSTTPTPTSTTSTAPPSTTSTTPPSTTSTVSTSTTSTTPPSTTSTVSTSTTSTTPPSTTSTVSTSTTSTTPPSTTSTVSTSTTSTTPPSTTSTVSTSTTSTTPPSTTSTTPPSTTSTTPPSTTSTVSTSTTSTTPPTTTSTVSTSTTSTTPPSTTSTTPPSTTSTVSTSTTSTTPPSTTSTVSTSTTSTTPPSTTSTTPPSTTSTVSTSTTSTTPPSTTSTTPPSTTSTVSTSTTSTTPPSTTSTTPPSTTSTVSTSTTSTTPPSTTSTTPPSTTSTEPPSTTSTTPPSTTSTTPPSTTSTVSTSTTSTTPPSTTSTTPPSTTSTEPPSTTSTTPPSTTSTTPPSTTTSSTGTTTSSSSTTTISEPTPSSTGSMPTFTMSSTPITTAKKCYYYCYH, encoded by the coding sequence ATGAGGCTCCTTGTCATTTCACTGGTCCTGGGCACGGTAGTGGCTTTGACGTCTGCCGGTTTCCTTGTCCGTGATCAGAGTAAGGAGCGGCGTAGCTCTTTCCTTGGCCTCAACCGGGGGTATGGTGGTAGCTCTTACCAGGGCCATGGACGTAGCTCTTACCCGAGCCGTGGACGTAGCTCTTACCCGAGCTATGGACGTGGCTCTTACCCGAGCTATGGACGTGGCTCTTACCGTGGCTAtgggtactactactacttgcacAGGAAGCACGGCTTCTacaagaaaaagacgacgaccaccaccaccaccgccaccacaaatGCCACCACCCTTAGCACTACTCCCACTCCGACTTCTACTACATCTACTGCGCCTCCTAGTACTACATCTACTACGCCTCCTAGTACTACATCTACTGTGTCTACTAGTACTACATCTACTACGCCTCCTAGTACTACATCTACTGTGTCTACTAGTACTACATCTACTACGCCTCCTAGTACTACATCTACTGTGTCTACTAGTACTACATCTACTACGCCTCCTAGTACTACATCTACTGTGTCTACTAGTACTACATCTACTACGCCTCCTAGTACTACATCTACTGTGTCTACTAGTACTACATCTACTACGCCTCCTAGTACTACATCTACTACGCCTCCTAGTACTACATCTACTACGCCTCCTAGTACTACATCTACTGTGTCTACTAGTACTACATCTACTACGCCTCCTACTACTACATCTACTGTGTCTACTAGTACTACATCTACTACGCCTCCTAGTACTACATCTACTACGCCTCCTAGTACTACATCTACTGTGTCTACTAGTACTACATCTACTACGCCTCCTAGTACTACATCTACTGTGTCTACTAGTACTACATCTACTACGCCTCCTAGTACTACATCTACTACGCCTCCTAGTACTACATCTACTGTGTCTACTAGTACTACATCTACCACGCCTCCTAGTACTACATCTACTACGCCTCCTAGTACTACATCTACTGTGTCTACTAGTACTACATCTACCACGCCTCCTAGTACTACATCTACCACGCCTCCTAGTACTACATCTACTGTGTCTACTAGTACTACATCTACTACGCCTCCTAGTACTACATCTACTACGCCTCCTAGTACTACATCTACTGAGCCTCCTAGTACTACATCTACTACGCCTCCTAGTACTACATCTACTACGCCTCCTAGTACTACATCTACTGTGTCTACTAGTACTACATCTACCACGCCTCCTAGTACTACATCTACTACGCCTCCTAGCACTACATCTACTGAGCCTCCTAGTACTACATCTACTACGCCTCCTAGTACTACATCTACTACGCCTCCTAGTACTACTACATCGTCTACTGGTACAACCACCTCGTCTTCTAGTACCACGACGATTTCTGAGCCCACTCCGTCTTCAACTGGCTCTATGCCTACCTTCACCATGTCATCCACCCCTATCACCACGGCTAAGAAAtgctattattactgttatcactaA